One Salvia splendens isolate huo1 chromosome 1, SspV2, whole genome shotgun sequence genomic window, aaatgttaacCTTACTgaagtattttaatttatttttccatatgtgtcaacacatttcttttttttttctttatgtgaAGTCTAAAATTAAACCGTGACTcagtaataaattattttcactCCTTTTTTTGTCAAAGGTGATAAAAAATGACTGTTACTAAACTATTCCATTTGTGAATATTCAATTTCGGAATCATCATAATTTTAGACTTAATTATCCTAACTTTCTGGCCATTTGGTTATGGAATATTCAGAATATGCTTCAACATTatgaacaaatattattaacCTCGAAAGCATTGAACATATCGAATCATAATATGCATTAATATTTAAGCAGTAATTATAagctcaaaaataaaattataatatgtatctcaaaaaaaaaattaaaaaacataaattacaaaTCGCTCGATAAAATGAGTATTTTAGAAGACTAACATAAGGTcagatttaattatttaaataaaatttaaaaagtcaCAAGCGGCGCACGTGTTAAACACCCACATGTGAGCTAAAGCCTAAAACTGACCAAAGACAATTGAGAATTACACCCAAATTCATTCCATTATTTCTTTTATCCCTCAAATTTACtgattattcttttttattttcatattccGACGAAAATAATTTGGGAGCGTTCAAACTCTGTGAAATTGATCTCTTGGTTGGAGTTGAAGAGCTTTTCAAATCGTGATTTTTGTTTCCAAGTTCTTGAGAAAGGGGTATAAACTCTGTTTTTTGCCCTAATTTATTTGGGCGAAGACTTTTAGTCTGTATTTAAGCCTTTTTAATATTTGCTTTACCGCTGCATTAATTGCCGTAGTTTTTTAATCTAATCCCTAGGTTTTGTGTCCTGATAATTGCAGGTCTGTGCGAAGCTCTGTGTTTCGAAGACGCTAATTGCTGATGCCAAGGTAAAGGAAAATTGTAATCTAGGGTTTGGTTGGGCCTGTATTCATTTTGTTGGTCtctgtgtgtgtatgtgtttgcGTTTCTTCAATTTTCAGTCTCTTGTAGTTAAATTTCGATTTATATTACGGAAGCCCTAGATTCGATAATATtgtgattgtaattttttttttcaattttatttcatgGTAAATTGTACTTTTCGGCCTAGCTAAATTCAATTTCCTATTGGTGGCCCATAGAAAATTTTCTCCTTGCATTATTGATTTTGATCGTGCCTTCTTCTTTCCTCTCTTAAGGATTCAAATACAGTGCTGTTTAGCTCTTTCTGAACAAGTTGGATACTTGGATTTATTATTTTggatcaaaatggaaaattttaAGTGTAAACTTTACCCAACTACTGGCATAGTAAATATATTACCTTGCATATATCGTGATGTCTCTTTCTTTGACATTTTAACTGCAAATGCTGATTGATTCCTTATCTAAGTATTCTTTCTATAATCTGGCATGCTGCTACTTCTTGGAAGATGATGAGTGTTGACACAGAAGTTCAGATGATATGGTTGATGGATACAATTTTTTATAACTTTACTTGATGACTTCTAGCTATGTCAGGGGATAAACCTAGTTTTCTGTTTTGATTATGCTGGATAGACATGGACATTAGACGGAATGGGGGGAACTTTGCATCTTGGTGTAGAACAGTATGAGCTTCTATATTGGTGCATATAGATGTAGCCTTCACTGCCTCTTGATAAATTATAAATGTGATGGAATTGTTGAATACTGTCAACAAAGTTGGGTTCTTCTCATCTTGTCCAATTATCTTGAGTTTGGAGAATGGGGAGACATTGCTTGTGGTAGGTATATTTGCATGTCAGTTGTGCTAGTCTTTTAGATATTGTACCTGACGTTCTTAGAAACAATGAGTCAAGAGTATGGAACAGTTTCTTTGGAAGCCATTTATAGATGTGAATTCATTTTACTTCAAAATCAAGGTATCTTCTGTGATATCTACTGTGTTTATTATTCTTAACTGCCTAATAAATTTGTGGCCATATATGGCAATGAAAACCCGACGCTGTATTTAGTAACTGAATTGATTAACTTTTAGTATAGTTATTGATGGAATGGAACTTGCAATCCGATGGCTTTATCTAAGAGGTTGTATTACATGATTTGACCAAATAGTGGAACAATTTTTGCAGGGTTCAGAACCAGGAGGCCTCATGAGATTACAGTAGTCTATTGTGGCTGTTCCTCTGAAGAGATTATGACACTAGACGACTTCTTCACCTTGACTGAGATGAACAATGGGCTTACAGCCCCTTCTCGGGTCAGGGAACTTATGGCTGTCATGGAGAAAGAAAGAAATTGTGTGGTGAAGAATGCAGCTGATTCGACAAGGCAGTGGTCTGCAGTTGCAAGTGCTGTAGTTGCCACTGAGAACAAGGAGTGTGTTGACCTTTTTCTTCAGTTAGATGGCCTCAACTTCATCTCGAAGTGGTTGAAGGATGCCCAGAAGCTCGATGATGACACAAGTGGCAGCTTTGTGGAAGAATCACTTGCCCATTTGCTGCGGGCACTTGAAAAACTGGACGTGGACCATGAAAAACTGCATGCTTCTGGAGTCTGGGAAACTGTTAAGAATCTCCTAATGCACAGTAGTTCCAGGGTTCAGGATAAAGCTCGTGCACTGTTTGAAAGCTGGAAAACAAAGATGAATAGCACCACATCTTTACCTGATGTGGATAAAACAGGAGCTTCAACTGTAGATGAGCCTCAAAAAAGTGGCGATATAGAGAGGGGCATTGAACATTCAGAATCTCTCCCGACAGATGCACCTATCTGCCAAGAAAATCCTATTAATACAAAGACCCCTGAACCAGATGATCCAGTCCTCTCCACAAGTTCCAATGATGCTCTTAATCATCAAAAGGTTGAAAGTGCAAACAATATGGACACAAGTTTAAATCTCCCAATTGGAAATGATGTATCATTTCACCCAGTTGTCTCATCGCCCTTACAAGCATCTTCAACAGAGCCTCCATGTCATCCAGATAACACTACATCTGAGCCAAGTGTTGTAGCTGTTCCTGGGGAAGGTGCTACTGAAAGTTTGTCTGATAAAATGGGATTGCTTGAAACATCAAAAGGCGGATCTTTTATTTCAAGTTCTGTCGTTGCCCAGGAAAAGAAAACCATAACTGAGAGTCCACAAAAGAACTCGTTTGATGAACGCCTCTCATGTACTGACTCAAAGGAGATAGACTCTGATGCAAAAGATGTCAAGTACGGAGAAGATGGTTTAAATCAACATAAAGCTTCTATTGCATCAATTTCTAAAGCAGGGGTTAATAGTAACCCTCTTATGTTGCCAAGGTCCTCGAACAGTGAGAAGAGTTGGGGAAGTCCTAATGATTTAGTGAAATTCATTTCAGGGACGGAAGGTAAAGGAAAGATTAACACAAGTGGCCTTCATGTTACTGAAAATGATTTAGCAAATAGTTATGCTTTCGGCAGAAAGTTAATGGATAGGGGACCTGAACGAGCTGGTAAGAAATCTGATGTTGATATAGACCATGGAATTCTAGATCCTCTGGAATATGCAATGCAGGTAGCCATGGAGGTGGAGAGGGAAGTTGTAGATGACAAAGAACGGAGCTGTGGTTCATCAGAAAAATTACCAGATGGTAATATAAGGCAGCCGAAGAGCCCCGACTCTGTGAGCCAAAAACAACCACATTGCAGTGAGGGCTCACCAAAGGAGGTAGTAGATGAGCCTAATTTATCGGATGCATCATCACCGATGCAGGACGAATCTGCAACCAGCTCCGGTCACCAAGATGCTGAGCAGACAAATGGTACACAAGATATGGCAACCTCTCAAGTCGCAGAGGTGGCTCAAGAAGAAGCCAACGAAGAGAAAGGCTTAGGTGGATTTGACCTGAATGAAGAAGTTTGTCCAGAAGATCCTGAGCGTCCTGAGAATCAATTTTTTGCACCTGTCTCTTTTGTTTCTGCTTCAAGAGCTGCAGCAGCTCCTGGCCAGCCCGGTGCTCCATTGCAATTTGAGGGGAATCTTGGCTGGAAAGGCTCGGCTGTAACAAGTGCTTTTCGCCCAGCATCACCTCGCCGGATGCGGGAAAGTGACAAGGATCTCTCAACTGGAGGGAGCAGTAGCAGCTCAAAGCAACGGCAGGGATTTCTTGACTTTGATCTTAATGTAGCTGAAAGCACTGACCCCAAAACAGGAGACTGGACAGCAGATAAACATCCCCAGTTGTATTCTACAGTTGTTTCTGGTGAATCTTCTGCTGAAACAAGCTCAAGAAAATCTGAACATCTTGCACTGGATCTGAACCATTCAAGTGAAGATGGAGGTCCGCTATTAGATTGGCAGACAGGGCAGTTCTTTCCCCAAGAACGCGAACACCATAGTCAGTCTCATTCCTTAATTTCTTCAAAACAGACTGCAAGGGAGATTAATTTGAATGATCAGCCGACTCACCTCAATGATTCTTCTGTTATTACCTATTTAAGTCCGGTATCTCAAACTTTCAATGTCTCCGGAGGTAACAAGTCAGATGATTCTGTAATATCCATAATGGGCAAGAGAGTTGAAGTCAACAGGAAAGATTTTGTTTCTCATATTCCACATCTAGCAAATGGGCCGTCCCCAGAGCAGCTTCCGTTTGAGGTTAACCTGGGGAGAACAGGTAACCTTTTAGGCATTGGATCTGCGCCTACATATTCCAATTCACAAGGGTATGGTTTTAATAGTGTTGCACCTGGGCATCCTTTGCCTTTTCCCTCAACGATATACGGATCTGGAGGGCCCATTCCTTACATGATGGATTCCAGAGGACAGCCTGTTTTCCCACAGGTGGTGGGCTCTGCTTCAGCTTTGCCACCTTCTTTCTCTCAACCACCCTTTCTGGTGAACTTGAATACCTCAAATCCTTCAAATGGGGTTGGGCCATCGCGAAGCAGTGTTGATGTCAATTCTGGTATGCTATTGGAAAGTGGGAGTAAAGACCCTGCAGGATTTGGACTCTTCTTGAATTCAGCTCAAGTGAGGTCGGTGGAGGGGCAGTCGAGGCCAAACTCCGTTTACAGTGGGAAGCGAAAAGAACCAGAAAATGGATGGGAACATTTTCCTTTCGGGCATTGTACACCACCTTGGAAATAAAGCTGATTCGTGTAGCCGTTTCTTTGGATTGGGATTAGGGGAAAGGAGAGCAGGTTAGTGATTTCATGACATTAGTTTTATTCGAGAAAAAGAGAGCCCGTATTGACGTAGCTGGGAAATGGCTCCTAGAAACCAAATAATGATGGAAAATGGCAGGTGTAATTTAATTCTCTTGATGTTTTCCTAGAGGAGAGAAATACAGGAGCTAGGttttaagtttttatttttattttaattttgggtttaatttttttgtttggtAGCCTTTTACGTTTTATGGAACTTGTCATATAGCAATAGTAGTACTGATCTTTACATTCCAATGGAACTTAGTACAAACTCTtacatataatatttttatgctAGTTCTCATATTCGTGTCACATGTAACAGATTCTGGAGTTGTAAATAATTGTTTTTGTCTGGCTTTATTTATCACATGTTTATCTTCACCTTCTTCTCTTCTAATAATATCCAATTTGTTACACTAACATTCTGCATACGTTGTCCTGAATCCAAAAGATTCTTGCTTTTGGATAAAACAAAAAAGACacttttagaattttaaatttatcctgataataaaaatataggaATAGGAGATatgatcaattaaaaaaataagaataactACTAAATTTAAGGTATTGAATTTCACTGTCAATATAATGTACTCCCGCCATCTGACATTAAGAGCCCCATTTCTTGgtagcacgggttttaagaaatgttaaaaaaaaataggtggaaaaaagttagtggaatataagtttCACtcgtatatattaattttaaatgaaatgtgagtggaatgagttagtagaatgtggaaccctattaccatttatggttaAAGTGAatcgagactcctattcacggacgaacgaaaataaaaaaatgggactcctattcgtggacggagggagtattaacctatatttttatgtgataaTGCCAGAGATTTCCAATGTTCTTCTGGGCTTGAGATGATGAAGGCGAAGTATTTTGAGAATCCGAGGGGTATGCTTTTAATGGACTATCGATTTGGGATAGAAGTGGATCACGCACTTGATCGTGATGATGTTGGTTCGGATGCAGCTGGTGTATCAAATCCGCCCATTGTCTAGCTTTGTGATAATCATGGAGTGGAGGAGTATAGAGATACAAGCTCTGAAGGCCACCGAGTTCCACCTTTTGAGGAAATATATCCATCGTCCCATGCCTGTCCGCCGCCTCGCACCATGGATTCCCGATGCCTCTCGTGCCCCTATCTCCATAGCGATCCATCTAACAACTCGCCGCTTATCGCAGTTGCTATCCCACCTCTATCAGCCACGTTATTTCTGTCATGGGACCCCAGTTTTGGGTATGATGATGAATCATTGGAATCTTGTCCAAATACTACAATTGATCGACTACGTGACTGTGATCAAGTTGGAGTGGAAGGGGTTTTGTTACGGATGGATTTCTGAAAGCTTCACCACCTTCCCAAAAGGGTATGATTATTCAGGAGCTTGATGTGAAGCGCTAGAGTGCATTCCGGTGGGACCGGATTTCTGTGAGACGTTCTACAGTTATGGTGTTAAGGCAATTGTGATTTATTGTCCACAATGGATGACTGAGAATGCCTGTGATCTTAGGTATTCACAAAGTGGATGAAGTGCTATCAATGCTTTAGCGGTGCATCGTCAGATTTGGTCTGATATTGGGTTTATTGAATGCTGAAAGGTGGTCGATCAAACTTTCGGTCGTCCCACTCGTTCGTCCGTctgcaatgggcggacgatcgCGGACGAGGACAAAAAATGGCGGACCACTGTGGATACTCTTagaatactactccctccatctaaacttaatataattgtaaaaatgtttaaattaagttatttttatttataaaataaaataaaatatgtaatgactctaattttatttttttcctctaTTTAATCTCTTTTATACGTAGAGGTGCATTAAGGTTCTTACACCCCCTTAGTCTTAAACATAACACTAATATCAGCCATTGGATCTATTAATCtaatgattatgattaaaaGTATCGCCGTATATTATTATATCATTTTCGTACATTAAAGGGCAATTTAGGTATATTACTGTTACATTATTTATATGGATTAGTACATTAACTAAATGTATACATTAATTTGTCATTAATGTAACATTAGTGTGTTTTAATGtataggggtgcattaaggCCTTACACCCCCTTAGTCTTAAACATAACACTAATATCAGCCTTTGGATCTATTAATCTAATGGCTATGATTAAAAGC contains:
- the LOC121807100 gene encoding uncharacterized protein LOC121807100, with product MTLDDFFTLTEMNNGLTAPSRVRELMAVMEKERNCVVKNAADSTRQWSAVASAVVATENKECVDLFLQLDGLNFISKWLKDAQKLDDDTSGSFVEESLAHLLRALEKLDVDHEKLHASGVWETVKNLLMHSSSRVQDKARALFESWKTKMNSTTSLPDVDKTGASTVDEPQKSGDIERGIEHSESLPTDAPICQENPINTKTPEPDDPVLSTSSNDALNHQKVESANNMDTSLNLPIGNDVSFHPVVSSPLQASSTEPPCHPDNTTSEPSVVAVPGEGATESLSDKMGLLETSKGGSFISSSVVAQEKKTITESPQKNSFDERLSCTDSKEIDSDAKDVKYGEDGLNQHKASIASISKAGVNSNPLMLPRSSNSEKSWGSPNDLVKFISGTEGKGKINTSGLHVTENDLANSYAFGRKLMDRGPERAGKKSDVDIDHGILDPLEYAMQVAMEVEREVVDDKERSCGSSEKLPDGNIRQPKSPDSVSQKQPHCSEGSPKEVVDEPNLSDASSPMQDESATSSGHQDAEQTNGTQDMATSQVAEVAQEEANEEKGLGGFDLNEEVCPEDPERPENQFFAPVSFVSASRAAAAPGQPGAPLQFEGNLGWKGSAVTSAFRPASPRRMRESDKDLSTGGSSSSSKQRQGFLDFDLNVAESTDPKTGDWTADKHPQLYSTVVSGESSAETSSRKSEHLALDLNHSSEDGGPLLDWQTGQFFPQEREHHSQSHSLISSKQTAREINLNDQPTHLNDSSVITYLSPVSQTFNVSGGNKSDDSVISIMGKRVEVNRKDFVSHIPHLANGPSPEQLPFEVNLGRTGNLLGIGSAPTYSNSQGYGFNSVAPGHPLPFPSTIYGSGGPIPYMMDSRGQPVFPQVVGSASALPPSFSQPPFLVNLNTSNPSNGVGPSRSSVDVNSGMLLESGSKDPAGFGLFLNSAQVRSVEGQSRPNSVYSGKRKEPENGWEHFPFGHCTPPWK